The genomic interval GGAACCCGCTCGCATGCGCGTCGTTGCTCCGAACGAAGGAGACGACGACGCCCTCGCGCTCGCCGCCCTGGAAGGAGTCGATGGTGTCCACGGTCACGTCGGAGAACCCGGCGTCCCCGAGTCGCTGGCGGAGCAGTCGAACCTGGCCGGTGTAGGCGGCGATGACGCCCACGTCCGCCGCTCCGAGTCCGTGGTCGCGGAGGCGTTCGACTTCCGTGACGACGGCGTCGGCCTCCGCGGGGTTCGCGTACGAGTTCCCCGCCACGTCCTGGTGTTCCGGCCCGGTCACGTCCACGCCCTCCAGCGCCGGGAGGTCGCCTATCGTCCACGACTCCTCTCGCTCGGTGGTTTCGAGGAGGTCGTCGTAGAACTCCTCGTTCGGGAACGCCGCGATGTCCTCGTGCATCCGGTACTGCTCGCGGAGCGGGACGGCGAGGCCGTCGCCGTAGCGCTCCAGGAGGGACTCGAAGAGCGACGCGTGGGAGTCCGCGTCGGTGTCGTGTTCGCTCGCGCTGTACGGCGGGAGCTGTTTGTGGTCGCCGGCGAGCACGAGTTTACGCGCGCAGTCGAGGACGATGGCGGTCGCGGGCCGGCTCGCCTGCGTCGCCTCGTCCAGGACGCCCACGTCGAAGCGGTTCCGGTCGAACGCCGCGGCCGCGCTCGTCGTCGCCGCGACCACGTCCGCGCCTTCGAGCGGTTCGTTCGCGTACTCCGCCGCGACCACGTCGTTCGCCGTGTTCCCGCCGGCGCGCGCCAGGGAGATGCCGGCGTCGTCCGCGAGCCCGTGCAGCGAGTCGGGGTCGGGGCTGTCGGGCGTGCTGTCCCCGACGAGGAGGTTGTCCACGGCCTGATTCGAGTGCGCGGCGACGAGCACGCGCTGGCCCTGCGTCGCGGCGTACCGAACGTACGCGGTGAGCGTCCGCGTCTTCCCGGTTCCGGGCGGCCCGTGGATGCAGACGGCGTCCTCGGCGGCGTCCGCCCAGACGAGCGCGCGCCGCTGGTAGTCGTTCAAGCTCGGCGTTGGAGTATAGTCCGAGTGCTCGTTCACCGTGAACCCGAGCGGTCGAGTGCCCGCGAGCAGGGCGCGCTTCGCGTCGTCCGCGCCCACGGCGTCGATGGCGTCCAGACGTCGCTGGAACGGCACGGGGTTCAGGAGGCTGGTGAGCCAGGCGTCCGCCTCGTTCAGCGCGCGTTCGAGCGTCTCGTCATCGATTCCGGGGTCGAGCGGACGGAACGTCGCGTGCGGGGTCTCCACCGAGACGAGTTCCACGTCCAGGGGCAGCCACGACGGCCCGCCGCGCGCGTCCAGGAGACACCGATTCCCGGGGAACAGGCCCTCGTCCCGGCGCAACGAGGCGTCGTCGCCGACGTGCTGGAGGACGAACGCGACGTCCCCCATCTCGTCCCGGGTCGTCCCGACGAACGCGAACGGGCCCGCGGCCTCCCCGCGCCGAATCGACTCGCCCAACCCCAGCTCGCAGTACGCGCGTCGCGCCCCCGAGCGCTCCGCGTCCTTCTCCGTCCGCACGAACTCGCGGAGGTCGCCCAGCACCGCGGCCTCGTCCACCGCGTGCGGTTCCGCGGGCGCGAGTTCGCTCGGCGGCCGGTCGTCGTCGGAGAGCCCCGCGTCCGACGGCGTGATGTCGTCGCGCAACCAGAACTGGACGCGGTGCCCGATTTCCGTGCCGGCGGCGTCCGCGCAGTCCACGAACCGCTCCCGGCCGCTGATGCCGAACGACGTGTCGTGCCACCCGACCTGCTCTTTCTCCGGCCGGAACAACACGTACTCGTCAGTCAACACGGGGTCGTCGCCGTCGAACAGCGGAACGACGTACGCGTCCCCGCTCGGCGCGCGAATCCCCAGCGCCTCCATCGCGTTCCGCGCCGCGAGCGCCACGTCTATCGGCCGATACTCCTCCCGGAGCGTGCCCTGGAACAGCGTGGCGTCCGTCACCCGCCACTCGTCGAACGCCGGCGTCACCGCCACCCACCTCCACTACGACTTCCGAACACGGCCCTACTGGGGGATTCGAATTCCTGAACGTTCCGAAACGATGGAGGCGACGAGGCGAAACACGGGCGTCGAGACCGCCCACACCAATCATTCAATATAGCGATATTCAGTTTACGAGTTTGGTGTGGGTCACGTCGTGAGCGAGTAAATCGAGTCGAGGTAGACCTCGCGGACGCGGTCGCCCCAGTTGTGGGTGTACGTGTCGATGATGTCGTCGGCCACGTCGCCGCGGAGGTACTTGACGACGCCGCGGTCGCCGGTGCGGTCGCGGAGATGCGTGGTGAAGAAGTGCCGGAAGTAGTGGGGTGTGACGTTCTCGGTGGCGTCCGCGCCGGGTTCGTACCAGCCGGCGTCGGTCGCGTGCCGCGTAACGACGTTCCGCACCATCTCGGGCGTCAGGCGTTCGCCCCAGGCGTCGCTCGTGCTCACGAACAGGGGGTCTGCGGGCGACGGCGCGTCCGGGCGAATCGCGAGCCAGCGGAGGAGTGCGCGCTTCAGTTCGCCGTCGATGGGCACCAGCGTCACGCGTTTTCGCTTGTTCGACGCCGTGCGCTCCTCGCCGTTCACGGTCGCGCCGCGCACGGTATCCGGGTCGACGAACAGCGTGTCCGTCCGGCCGTCGAGGTGCGCGCGCCCGCCCAGCTCGTAGGCGTCCCCGAGTTCGGGCGCGTCGAGCGTGACGTCGCGGAGGTCGAGGTTGCAGAGCTCTCCCACCCGAACCCCGGTCTTCAGGAGCGTCATCACGAGCGCGCGCTCCAGCGGATGGCGGATATCTGCGACGAACGACCGCATGCGCGGAATCGATATCTCGCGGCGCGCCGGGTCGGTGTCGATGGACTCGTCCATCTCCTCGACCACGAGCGACATCGGGTTCGCCTCCAGTTCCCCGACCTGGGACATGTACGCGTAGAACCGATGGACGTAGGACGCGTACGTCGCGACCGTGCTGTCCGCGCGACCGTCCCGAATCGACGACACCCACGCGAGGCAGTCCCGGCGGTCGGCGTCCGCGGGCGACACCCCGCGCTGGTCGAGAAACGCCGCGTACTCGCCGAGAACGCGCTCGTACGCCGCTCTCGTTCGCTCGCTTTTCCCATGGAACCCCATGTCCTCCAGGAAGTACTCGACGCGCTCGCTCATTCGTCCACCAGCGTGTACCCGCCCTCGCGCGGCCGATACCGAACCGCGCCCTCGTCTTCGAGCGACTGGATCGCGGCCTCGACCTGGTCTTCCACGTCGTCGGTCACCGCCGCGAGCAACTCCTCCCAGTCCAGCGTCCCCTCGGACTCCAGACACGACCGAACGTCCTCTTCCAACCCCGTTTCACCGCCGTTACCCCCAGGGTCTACGCCCCCAGAACCACCCTCCTCGACACCGATATCGATGTTCCGCCGGCCCGCCTGCACCATCGCCCGCACGAACTCGCTCTGCGTCATATCCAACTCCTCGGCGTCCGCGACCCACTCCTCCTTCTGCCACCGCGGCACGTACGCCTTCACCGACGTGCGCTCTGCATTCTCGCTCATACACCACGCCTCACACCCCGCCACCATCAAAGTTCCCACTGCGGTGGATAAATACACTTATCAGCAATAGTGTGCCTGGCTAAGTAGTGAATTGTAGTGCTACTCTGATTGATTCCTGCTTCTAGGCCCCATTTAGATTGATTACTATTGGAGTTGTGTAGTCCCATGTGGATTTCTTACTAACTTGGGTTCGAGAGGCGATTTGATTCACCGATGCGCCGGAGCGGCGTGGTCACCCGGCCCGCGCGCGAGACGCCCGCCCGAGGGAGTCAGTTTCGTCGAAGCAACTTCCTGATTGCGTCCGCCGACTGTCCCTCGGTGGCTGGCGGCGCGCGTTCTCGAAACGCTCGCGAAACGGAAACGTCGAGGACTGGCGATTCGCACAAGACATGATACTGATGGCCCGCGCTATAGTCGTGTCGTCGCCTGTCGTCCATCGAGCGCGAGCTTCGGTGACGGACTGTCCGTGCCGACGAGGCGTACCGAGCGGGTAGCTGGTAAACGAACCCGCTCAGACTGCGCGTGCGCTCGATTGCGCGCCGTCAACTATCCACAGGGTGCATCTGGGGTGTGGGGAGCATCGTATGCACTATCGCGGCGGAACGGCCGTGCCACGATGAGATACCGCGTGGCTTCCGACCGCTGTCCAGAAACGCGCCGCCGTTCGAGTCTCCCACGCCGTCGAACACGCATAGGCGCGCTCGTCTCCTGCGTCGGTCGTCCGGCGTGGTCGCGGCTCCGTACCCACCGTCGGTTCGGTGCTCCCGCATCGATGATCTGTCGCGATTTAGGCCGTTCAGATTCGTTGGATAGAATATGTCGTATTATTGACTTCCGTCCCGTGTCCGATAGGCCCCTCATAAATTGTATGTCGCTATATCTAATCGTGGTGGTCGTGTGGGTGTCGCAGGTATCGAGTGCTCCGGACGGGTACCGAGTGCTTCGGGTGGTTCATAGCAAGGCTTTCCGTCGCTTTCGCGCGATTCGAGGGTGATGGAGGCAGCCGGTGTGACCGACGACCGTATCGAGGAGCTGAGCGAGACGTACCTCGAAGAGGTGACGGAGTGCGTGAGCGCGCTGGACGGCGTGTTCGACGGCACCGAGTCCGGCGTCGAGCGCGTCGAATCCCTGGAGTCGCGGTGCGACGAGACGGGGCGCGCGCTCCGGTCGGCGCTCGGCGCGGCCGCCCCGACGTTCCGCGGCGTCTACCTGCAGGCGGGCGACCTCGCGGAGTTCTACACGCGCACGGACGAGGTCGCGAACCACGCTGAGGCCGTCGCGCTCGACTACCGCGCGACCGGCGCGTACCTCGGGCCCGTCCGCCCGCACCTCCGGGAGATGGTGGCGGACGCGGTGGTGGCGAGCGCGCACCTCGAAACCGCGACCGCCGCCTACCTCGCGGACGGCGAGGACGACACGGTCTCCGAGGCGGTGTCCCGCATCCGGGAACTGGAGCGCGCGTGCGACGACCGCCGGCACGACGCCGTCCGCGTCGCGTTCGAACAGCGGGACGCGGCGGACGCGCTCGTCGTGCGCGAACTCGTGCGGGGCGTCGACGCGGTCGTGGACGCCGTCGAGGACGCCGCCGACCACATCGAGTTCATGGTGTCGCTCTCGCCCTAGGGGAGAATCCCGACCTCCTGGAGCAGGGACTCGGTTCGCGCCACGTCACCGAGCGTGGCGAGCGAGAGCGCGGGCGGGGAGAGCGCGTCCATCGGCGGGAGCGCCGCTATCGGCGCGACGCCGTCGGTGACCGGGTAGGCGAGCGCGTCGGTGGCGACGAACTCCTGGGCCTCGGCGCTGAGGAGGTGGCGGACGAACTCGCGTGCGAGCGTCGCGGCGCTGCTCGCGCGGAGGACGGCGGCGGCGGTGGCGTTGACGAGCGCGCCCGCGTCACCCTCGGTGAACGCGAGGCCGAGGTCGGGCGCGTCCTCGCCGGCGCGAACACGGAGCACGTCCTGGTGGGAGGCGAGCGCGAGCGACGCGTCTCCGTGCGCGACGGCGTTCACGGCGAAGAACTCGCCGTCCACGGTCTCGGTGTCGGCGGCGAGCACGGAACGCAACCACTCGCGGGCGGTGTCCCGGCCGGCGAGCGCGCGGAGCGCGGTGACGAACGTCCGGAAGCCGTAGGAGCGCGGCGCCCACGCAATCGACCCCGGGACGTCGTCCGGGAGCGCGTGGACGCTCGTCGGCATCGCGTCCGCGTCGAACGCCGCGGCGTCGTAGGCGAGCGCGCGGGAGTGCGCGCCGACGCCCACCCAGGTGTCGGTCGGACGGAACCGCCGGGGGACGCGCGCCGTCACGTCGTCCGGGAGCGGCGCGGTGAGGTCGTCGTCCGCGAGCGTGTCCACGGCGGCGGCGTCCGTCGCCAGCAGGACGTCCGCGCGGACGTTCCCGGCCTCCGCCTGCTCGCGGAGCGCGGCGACGAGCACCTCCGCGGGTTCGACGCGGAGCGTCGGGTCGAACCCGGGGTACGTGCGCTCGAAGAGGCCGACGAGGCGTTCGTAGCGCTCGCTCGCGCTCCCCGCGACGTAGACGGTGAGGCGGCCGTCGAGTTCGGGGAGGTCGGCGATGCGCGGCCCGTCCGGTACGGGGCGTTCGCCCACGAGACCGGTGTCGCCGCGGAAGTCGTCGAGCGTCGGTTTCGGGGTGTCGTCGCCGTCGCTGAGCACGGTCGCACAGCCGGCGAGCGACCCGAGGAGGGCGGTGCCGCCGGCGAGGACGCCGCGGCGCGTGTGGAACGACCGCTCGGTCATCGTCCCCCACCTGTTTGCCCCGACAGTATCAGCCTACTGTTTTCCGCGTCACCCAAACCGTGAAGGCGTTCGCTCGCGCTCGCCCGAGTATGGACAGGGTAGCCGTAATCGGTGCGTCGATGACGCGGTTCGGCGAGCGCGACGACTGGGTGCGCGACCTGCTCGCGGAGGCCGGGGACGCCTGCCTCCGGGACGCGGGCGTACCGTCGGACGCGGTCAAACACGTCTACGTCTCGAACATGGCGAGCGGCGAGTTCGAGGGGCAGACGGGCGTCTCGAACATGCTCGCGCACGACCTCGGCATGGTCGGCGCGTACACCCAGCGCGTCGACCAGACGAGCGCGTCCGGCGGCGCGGGAATCTACGCCGCCTGGCAGTCCGTCGCGTCCGGCGCGAGCGACATGACGTTGCTCGTCGGCGGCGAGAAGATGACGCACCGAACCACGGGGGAGGCGACCGACGTCATCGCGAGCCTCACGCATCCCGTGGAGTACAAGCACGGCGTCACGCTCCCGAGCTTCGCGGGCCTCACGGCCCGGCTCTACCTCGACGAGTACGACGCGCCCCGGGAGTCGCTCGCGGCGGTCGCGGCGAAGAACCACCGGAACGGCGTGGACAACCCCCACGCCCAGTTCCGCAAGGAGGTCAGCGAACAGGAGATTCTGGACTCCCCAATCGTCGCCGACCCACTCCGGCTGTACGACTTCTGCCCCATCACGGACGGGTCGGCCGCCCTCCTGTTCTGTCCGGAGTCCGTCGCGCGCGAGTACACGGACGACTACACCGTCGTCTCCGGGGTCGCGGGCGCGAGCGACACGCACGTCGTCCACGAGCGCGACGACCCGACCACGATGAAGGGCGTCGCGGACTCCGCGGACGCCGCGTTCGAGATGGCGGGTCGGAGGCCCGACGACGTGGACGTGGCGGAACTTCACGACATGTTCACCATCCTCGAAGTCCTCCAGCTCGAAGCCCTCGGGTTCGCGGAGGAGGGCGAGGGCTGGCGGCTCGCCCCCGACGGCGTCACCGAACGCGACGGCCGCCTCCCCGTCAACACTTCGGGCGGCCTGAAGTCGAAGGGCCACCCGCTCGGCGCGAGCGGCGTCGCACAGGCCTACGAACTCCACCGGCAACTCACCGACGACGCGGGCGACCGCCAGGTCGATGCGGCGGTCGGCCTCGCCTGCAACGTCGGCGGGTTCGGGAACTGCGTCACCACCACCATCCTCGAAACGCCATGAACGCCCATCGCTGTCCGAACGACCACCTCACGTATCCCGGTCACGCCCGCTGTCCCGACTGCGGCGAACCACAGGAAGACACCGTCTCGCTCGCCGACCGCACGGCTGAGGTCGTCACGTGGACGACGAGCACCGCCACCCCGCCGGGCGTCCGCCAGCCCAACCACCTCGCCGTCGTCGAGTTCGACGTGGACGGCCAACCGGTGCGTGCGCTCGGCCAACTCACCACCGACGACATCGAAATCGGCGACACCGTCACACCCGTGCACGTCGAGGAACTCCGCGACCCCGACGCCGGCATCCGCGAACCCGAGAGCCAGAACTGGGACGGCTACCGGTTCGAACCCGCGTAGGAGGGGGCGGCCGGCCGTTCCGAAAATAGCCGTTACCCGAACACTTTCACTGACTGACCAGATAGTCAGTATCATGTCTCATACGACAGCGAGCCTCGACGGGGAGGTCGCGATAGTCACCGGCGCGTCCTCGGGAATCGGTGAAGCGACGGCGAACGCGCTCGCCGACGCGGGCGCGAGCGTCGTACTGGCGGCGCGCCGCGAAGACGAACTGAACGCGGTCGCGGCCGACATCGAGGACGACGGCGGCGACGCGCTCGTCGTCCCGACCGACGTCACGGCCGAGGACGCAATCCAGAACCTCATCGACACGACGACCGCCGAGTACGGCGGACTCGACATTCTCGTGAACAACGCTGGCGTGATGCGTCTCGGCCCCGCACAGGTCGTCGACACCGACGAGTGGCGGCAGATGATCGAGGTTAACCTCCTCGGACTGATGTCGCTCACGCACGCCGCGCTCCCGGCGCTCACCGACGGGGCCGGGCACGTCGTCAACATCTCG from Salarchaeum japonicum carries:
- a CDS encoding tyrosine-type recombinase/integrase; the encoded protein is MSERVEYFLEDMGFHGKSERTRAAYERVLGEYAAFLDQRGVSPADADRRDCLAWVSSIRDGRADSTVATYASYVHRFYAYMSQVGELEANPMSLVVEEMDESIDTDPARREISIPRMRSFVADIRHPLERALVMTLLKTGVRVGELCNLDLRDVTLDAPELGDAYELGGRAHLDGRTDTLFVDPDTVRGATVNGEERTASNKRKRVTLVPIDGELKRALLRWLAIRPDAPSPADPLFVSTSDAWGERLTPEMVRNVVTRHATDAGWYEPGADATENVTPHYFRHFFTTHLRDRTGDRGVVKYLRGDVADDIIDTYTHNWGDRVREVYLDSIYSLTT
- a CDS encoding DUF5805 domain-containing protein, which encodes MSENAERTSVKAYVPRWQKEEWVADAEELDMTQSEFVRAMVQAGRRNIDIGVEEGGSGGVDPGGNGGETGLEEDVRSCLESEGTLDWEELLAAVTDDVEDQVEAAIQSLEDEGAVRYRPREGGYTLVDE
- a CDS encoding DUF47 domain-containing protein; this translates as MEAAGVTDDRIEELSETYLEEVTECVSALDGVFDGTESGVERVESLESRCDETGRALRSALGAAAPTFRGVYLQAGDLAEFYTRTDEVANHAEAVALDYRATGAYLGPVRPHLREMVADAVVASAHLETATAAYLADGEDDTVSEAVSRIRELERACDDRRHDAVRVAFEQRDAADALVVRELVRGVDAVVDAVEDAADHIEFMVSLSP
- a CDS encoding thiolase family protein — its product is MDRVAVIGASMTRFGERDDWVRDLLAEAGDACLRDAGVPSDAVKHVYVSNMASGEFEGQTGVSNMLAHDLGMVGAYTQRVDQTSASGGAGIYAAWQSVASGASDMTLLVGGEKMTHRTTGEATDVIASLTHPVEYKHGVTLPSFAGLTARLYLDEYDAPRESLAAVAAKNHRNGVDNPHAQFRKEVSEQEILDSPIVADPLRLYDFCPITDGSAALLFCPESVAREYTDDYTVVSGVAGASDTHVVHERDDPTTMKGVADSADAAFEMAGRRPDDVDVAELHDMFTILEVLQLEALGFAEEGEGWRLAPDGVTERDGRLPVNTSGGLKSKGHPLGASGVAQAYELHRQLTDDAGDRQVDAAVGLACNVGGFGNCVTTTILETP
- a CDS encoding AAA domain-containing protein, yielding MTPAFDEWRVTDATLFQGTLREEYRPIDVALAARNAMEALGIRAPSGDAYVVPLFDGDDPVLTDEYVLFRPEKEQVGWHDTSFGISGRERFVDCADAAGTEIGHRVQFWLRDDITPSDAGLSDDDRPPSELAPAEPHAVDEAAVLGDLREFVRTEKDAERSGARRAYCELGLGESIRRGEAAGPFAFVGTTRDEMGDVAFVLQHVGDDASLRRDEGLFPGNRCLLDARGGPSWLPLDVELVSVETPHATFRPLDPGIDDETLERALNEADAWLTSLLNPVPFQRRLDAIDAVGADDAKRALLAGTRPLGFTVNEHSDYTPTPSLNDYQRRALVWADAAEDAVCIHGPPGTGKTRTLTAYVRYAATQGQRVLVAAHSNQAVDNLLVGDSTPDSPDPDSLHGLADDAGISLARAGGNTANDVVAAEYANEPLEGADVVAATTSAAAAFDRNRFDVGVLDEATQASRPATAIVLDCARKLVLAGDHKQLPPYSASEHDTDADSHASLFESLLERYGDGLAVPLREQYRMHEDIAAFPNEEFYDDLLETTEREESWTIGDLPALEGVDVTGPEHQDVAGNSYANPAEADAVVTEVERLRDHGLGAADVGVIAAYTGQVRLLRQRLGDAGFSDVTVDTIDSFQGGEREGVVVSFVRSNDAHASGFLELPDEGPRRLNVALTRARKRLVLVGDWTTLGTTAAHRTPGESCADVYGRLADHLGV
- a CDS encoding extracellular solute-binding protein translates to MTERSFHTRRGVLAGGTALLGSLAGCATVLSDGDDTPKPTLDDFRGDTGLVGERPVPDGPRIADLPELDGRLTVYVAGSASERYERLVGLFERTYPGFDPTLRVEPAEVLVAALREQAEAGNVRADVLLATDAAAVDTLADDDLTAPLPDDVTARVPRRFRPTDTWVGVGAHSRALAYDAAAFDADAMPTSVHALPDDVPGSIAWAPRSYGFRTFVTALRALAGRDTAREWLRSVLAADTETVDGEFFAVNAVAHGDASLALASHQDVLRVRAGEDAPDLGLAFTEGDAGALVNATAAAVLRASSAATLAREFVRHLLSAEAQEFVATDALAYPVTDGVAPIAALPPMDALSPPALSLATLGDVARTESLLQEVGILP
- a CDS encoding Zn-ribbon domain-containing OB-fold protein; amino-acid sequence: MNAHRCPNDHLTYPGHARCPDCGEPQEDTVSLADRTAEVVTWTTSTATPPGVRQPNHLAVVEFDVDGQPVRALGQLTTDDIEIGDTVTPVHVEELRDPDAGIREPESQNWDGYRFEPA
- a CDS encoding SDR family oxidoreductase; amino-acid sequence: MSHTTASLDGEVAIVTGASSGIGEATANALADAGASVVLAARREDELNAVAADIEDDGGDALVVPTDVTAEDAIQNLIDTTTAEYGGLDILVNNAGVMRLGPAQVVDTDEWRQMIEVNLLGLMSLTHAALPALTDGAGHVVNISSVAGIEAMPGGTGYNASKFGVNGFTDALRQEVNDDDVRVTLVEPGLVDTELSDEMPPEPEPLDPADIAHSIRHAVTLPQNVSINELLIRPTGQD